A stretch of the Flavobacterium aquiphilum genome encodes the following:
- a CDS encoding AraC family transcriptional regulator, with the protein MDYNSLYDKIDQYKSKKNVYPYLEAYLTKAKKENNLTEIITGYKNYIYEVEYSQRLIYADSMIAVAELTKNNEEIGSAILTKGIIYYSEKEHNKALDCYLTANKLIVSTNNDYLKFKTQYNIAHVKYYLGFYNEAISLFLKCSDFFQTKNPRAYINCLHSLTLCYTRIGNYQASAETNKLAIDKSKKYQDFSMIPYLNHSAGINDYFRKSYKDGLTKLKSSIPELIKQKDLANLSVAYFYIASIYWDTGKRELAFPYLLKVDQIFSDKKYIRPDLRKNYEMIIDYYKGKSDNDSVLLYMTKLLEADKIIETNSKYLSTKITKEYDTVKLIDETKKIKDEAKNEKAMKIGLFVIVLFLLPASIYLLYKNRKLTNSKRHFELFKKNDPKEDTLGSSKIQRPNIPQELEEELLTKLVKFETNLGFLKKDLKIEKLATSFNTNYKYLSQIINFHKGLSYPDYMSDLRISYIIKKLEEDPKLRKYSNNALAEESGFKNAPSFANAFKNKTGMSVNFFIDQIK; encoded by the coding sequence ATGGATTATAATTCTCTTTATGATAAAATTGATCAATATAAAAGCAAGAAAAATGTTTATCCTTATCTGGAAGCTTACTTAACAAAGGCTAAAAAAGAGAATAACTTAACCGAAATTATCACTGGATATAAAAACTATATCTATGAAGTTGAATACAGCCAAAGACTTATCTATGCCGACAGCATGATTGCTGTAGCAGAACTTACTAAGAACAATGAAGAAATTGGCTCCGCTATCCTCACAAAGGGCATAATATACTACAGCGAAAAGGAGCATAACAAAGCATTAGACTGCTATTTGACAGCAAATAAACTTATTGTTTCCACTAACAATGATTATCTTAAATTTAAAACTCAATACAATATTGCCCATGTCAAATATTATCTCGGTTTTTACAATGAAGCGATATCCCTTTTTTTAAAATGTTCTGATTTTTTCCAGACCAAAAATCCAAGGGCGTATATAAATTGTCTTCATTCACTAACGCTCTGTTATACGAGAATTGGAAATTATCAGGCTTCGGCTGAAACGAATAAACTGGCAATAGATAAAAGTAAGAAGTATCAAGATTTTTCAATGATCCCCTACCTCAATCATTCTGCAGGCATAAATGATTACTTTAGAAAATCATATAAAGATGGATTAACAAAACTAAAAAGTTCGATACCAGAATTAATTAAGCAAAAAGACTTAGCTAACCTTTCTGTAGCCTATTTTTACATAGCATCTATTTACTGGGATACCGGCAAAAGAGAATTAGCCTTTCCTTATCTTCTAAAAGTAGATCAAATATTCAGCGACAAAAAATATATCAGACCAGATTTGCGCAAAAACTATGAGATGATCATCGATTATTACAAAGGCAAAAGCGACAATGATTCTGTGCTATTGTATATGACCAAACTGCTGGAAGCAGACAAAATCATCGAAACAAATTCCAAGTATCTTTCTACCAAAATTACTAAAGAATATGACACGGTAAAACTTATTGATGAAACCAAAAAAATCAAGGATGAGGCCAAAAATGAAAAAGCCATGAAGATAGGTCTGTTTGTTATTGTCCTATTTCTTCTGCCTGCTTCAATCTATCTGCTGTACAAAAACAGAAAACTTACAAACTCTAAGCGCCATTTTGAACTTTTTAAAAAAAACGACCCTAAAGAGGATACTCTTGGTTCCAGCAAAATACAACGCCCTAATATCCCGCAGGAACTAGAAGAAGAACTTTTAACAAAACTCGTGAAATTTGAAACCAACCTGGGATTCCTAAAAAAAGATTTGAAAATTGAAAAGCTGGCAACAAGTTTTAATACAAACTACAAATACCTATCACAAATCATCAATTTTCACAAAGGTCTCTCCTATCCAGACTATATGAGCGATTTAAGAATATCTTATATTATAAAAAAGCTCGAAGAGGATCCCAAATTAAGAAAGTATTCCAACAATGCTTTGGCGGAAGAATCCGGTTTCAAAAATGCTCCGAGTTTTGCCAATGCTTTTAAAAATAAGACAGGGATGTCTGTTAATTTTTTTATTGATCAGATAAAATGA
- a CDS encoding helix-turn-helix domain-containing protein codes for MREKKEKVLSRIHVSNAETFSIIFPFNLKGELRYVLVMHGNKRIGELQNNIETTSVMDHKIYLLQINNNFILTFHPLLLQLLSGFFLAECNTDESVFFEKILRKLDQQYKKGKNNLISRFYLSIFLHCLNEILIRGKPFMCREEILARDFLKILQTENNSIRRVQYYANKLFVSRRYLTKAVSNTFGRTPKELITIRVVDEAKKLLKTQLSIYEISEHLKFESSASFTVFFKKHTQCTPSEYRQKIQDS; via the coding sequence ATGAGAGAAAAAAAGGAAAAAGTCCTTAGCCGGATTCATGTCTCCAATGCTGAAACTTTCAGTATAATATTTCCCTTTAATTTAAAAGGAGAGCTGCGATATGTACTAGTTATGCATGGAAATAAACGTATTGGCGAACTGCAGAACAATATTGAGACAACCTCAGTAATGGATCATAAAATTTACCTTCTGCAAATCAATAACAACTTTATTTTGACATTTCATCCTTTACTTTTACAATTGCTTTCTGGCTTTTTTTTGGCTGAATGTAACACTGATGAGTCTGTATTTTTTGAAAAGATACTTAGAAAGCTTGATCAACAATATAAGAAGGGAAAGAACAACCTGATATCCCGATTCTACCTTAGTATTTTTTTGCACTGTTTAAACGAAATCTTAATTCGTGGGAAACCTTTTATGTGTAGGGAAGAAATTTTGGCCAGGGATTTTTTAAAAATTCTTCAAACAGAAAATAATTCCATTCGCCGGGTTCAGTATTATGCCAATAAACTTTTTGTAAGCAGAAGATATCTTACTAAAGCAGTAAGTAATACATTTGGGCGAACTCCTAAAGAGTTGATAACTATAAGGGTAGTTGATGAAGCCAAGAAGTTATTGAAGACACAACTTTCCATTTATGAAATTTCAGAACACCTTAAGTTTGAAAGTTCTGCTTCTTTTACCGTCTTTTTTAAGAAGCATACTCAATGTACTCCGTCTGAATATCGTCAAAAGATCCAAGATAGTTAA
- a CDS encoding RteC domain-containing protein: MYKKTIEEFNLSCNELLESNESMQNKASNGIVLCNKTLTSLKDLVDKKDFNTVPEEIDFFKNIKPIPMSFLIYFTEVRSCEVRMPKAGNTYKVQFLQKELRKINKFFYKNADFVHYMEQGYSYLDHQFFTRNHRDNFPFTPMTDYYQFPEFSTSQDMLWAKVKAMYRFIHYIRQALKRLKVDDSEIFEEKKHKVLVWTGPKTALTELIYALFSNGTINHGAADINMITASFEDFFNIKLDNIYKTYTEIKARKSSKTKFLEELTLNLQQKMAREDLG, from the coding sequence ATGTATAAAAAAACAATTGAAGAATTTAATCTTTCTTGCAATGAACTATTAGAATCAAACGAATCAATGCAAAACAAGGCCAGTAATGGAATTGTTTTATGCAATAAGACATTAACGAGCCTAAAAGATTTAGTAGATAAAAAAGATTTTAATACCGTTCCGGAAGAAATTGATTTTTTCAAGAACATAAAACCCATCCCTATGAGTTTTTTAATTTATTTTACTGAAGTACGTTCCTGTGAAGTAAGAATGCCCAAAGCGGGAAACACCTATAAAGTTCAGTTTCTTCAAAAAGAATTGCGTAAAATAAATAAGTTCTTTTATAAAAATGCCGATTTTGTGCATTACATGGAGCAAGGATACAGTTATTTGGATCACCAATTCTTTACCAGAAACCATCGCGATAATTTTCCATTCACACCGATGACCGATTACTATCAGTTTCCGGAATTTTCGACTTCACAAGATATGCTTTGGGCAAAAGTAAAAGCGATGTACCGATTTATTCATTACATCCGCCAAGCACTAAAACGACTAAAAGTGGATGATTCCGAAATCTTTGAAGAGAAAAAACACAAGGTATTGGTGTGGACAGGGCCAAAAACAGCCTTAACAGAATTAATATATGCTTTGTTTTCAAACGGAACAATTAATCACGGTGCGGCAGACATCAATATGATAACGGCATCCTTTGAAGATTTTTTCAATATTAAACTGGATAACATCTATAAAACCTACACCGAAATCAAAGCCCGAAAAAGCAGTAAGACAAAATTTTTGGAAGAATTAACCCTTAATTTACAGCAAAAAATGGCCAGGGAAGATTTAGGCTAA
- a CDS encoding DUF5675 family protein, protein MVLVLTRTYFPEGTNGMLTHKGKLICYAIELPWKDNQHQVSCIPEGEYFIEKRYSTRFGWHLEILGVPNRSLILFHPANIALKELKGCIAPVSELSGFGIGLQSKKAFTKLKNLIYAQLDMKESVLLLVQS, encoded by the coding sequence ATGGTTTTGGTTTTAACCAGAACATATTTCCCCGAGGGAACTAACGGGATGCTTACCCATAAAGGTAAATTAATCTGCTACGCGATTGAATTGCCCTGGAAGGATAATCAACACCAAGTTTCCTGTATTCCCGAGGGGGAGTATTTTATAGAGAAGCGCTACAGCACGCGATTTGGCTGGCATTTGGAAATTTTGGGTGTCCCGAACAGAAGTTTGATACTGTTTCATCCTGCCAATATTGCCTTAAAAGAGCTTAAAGGCTGTATTGCCCCTGTTAGCGAACTTTCAGGTTTCGGAATAGGGCTTCAATCAAAAAAAGCTTTCACAAAGCTTAAAAATTTGATTTATGCCCAACTGGACATGAAAGAAAGTGTTTTATTACTTGTTCAATCTTGA